One genomic segment of Actinoplanes ianthinogenes includes these proteins:
- a CDS encoding carbohydrate ABC transporter permease, giving the protein MTLTATRPSTTAAPVSRKPASSRRARVPYAFLAPGLVLFTLFLAAPIVYAGYLSLRKVKVSGLGLGAKSRTEVWAGLSNYARSMTDPDWLPSVYRILGYGLVVVPIMLGLALLMALLLDAGRTRRPISSFARISIFLPYAVPAVVASLLWGFLYLPKVSPFVYVLDRLGIAAPELLSSSWVLYAVANVAVWGGTGFNMIVIYTALKAVPTSLYESARIDGASELSIAWRIKIPIVMPSLIMTFVFSMIATLQVFAEPMTLKPLSNTISFTWTPLMKVYRDAFVRNDIYSAAATSVVIAVATFLLSFGFLKLVGRRAFNQEDS; this is encoded by the coding sequence GTGTCCCGGAAGCCCGCGTCGTCCCGGCGCGCCCGCGTCCCGTACGCCTTCCTCGCACCCGGCCTGGTGCTGTTCACGCTCTTCCTGGCCGCCCCGATCGTTTACGCCGGCTACCTCAGCCTGCGCAAGGTGAAGGTCAGTGGCCTCGGCCTCGGCGCGAAGTCGCGTACCGAGGTGTGGGCCGGGCTGAGCAATTACGCCCGGTCGATGACCGATCCGGACTGGCTGCCCAGCGTGTACCGGATCCTCGGGTACGGCCTGGTCGTCGTCCCGATCATGCTCGGCCTCGCGCTGCTCATGGCGCTGCTGCTGGACGCCGGCCGGACCCGGCGCCCGATCAGCAGCTTCGCCCGAATTTCGATCTTCTTACCGTACGCGGTGCCGGCCGTGGTCGCCTCGCTCCTCTGGGGATTCCTCTACCTGCCGAAGGTGAGCCCGTTCGTCTACGTCCTGGACCGGCTCGGGATCGCCGCGCCCGAGTTGCTCTCCTCGTCCTGGGTGCTGTACGCGGTGGCCAACGTCGCGGTCTGGGGCGGCACCGGCTTCAACATGATCGTCATCTACACCGCGCTGAAAGCCGTCCCGACCAGCCTGTACGAGTCGGCCCGGATCGACGGCGCCTCCGAGCTGTCGATCGCGTGGCGGATCAAGATCCCGATCGTGATGCCGTCGCTGATCATGACGTTCGTCTTCTCGATGATCGCGACGCTCCAGGTGTTCGCCGAGCCGATGACGCTCAAGCCGCTGAGCAACACCATCTCGTTCACCTGGACGCCGCTGATGAAGGTGTACCGGGACGCGTTCGTCCGCAACGACATCTACTCCGCGGCCGCCACCTCGGTGGTCATCGCGGTGGCGACGTTCCTGTTGTCCTTCGGCTTCCTGAAGCTCGTCGGCCGCCGCGCGTTCAACCAGGAAGACTCATGA
- a CDS encoding carbohydrate ABC transporter permease, translating into MKNSKIATTLLLLGAAYCLLPVVWVLIAASKSSSELFSTFTLAPSSHLVDNLADLSGYRDGLYWRWMANTALYAGLGAAVSTFISAMSGYALAKFDFPGKGFVFNVILAGVLVPGVILAIPQYLLLARVGLTNTYWAVLLPSFISPYGIYLARIFAAAAVPGEILEASRIDGASDWRTFLRVVMPMMRTGLVTVFLFQFVAIWNNYMLPFIMLGNDKLYPLTVGLSSLLNQGASQPAMYTTVVTGALVSLVPLIALFFTLQRYWQVDLAAGGVKA; encoded by the coding sequence ATGAAGAACTCCAAGATCGCTACGACACTGCTGCTCCTCGGGGCGGCGTACTGCCTGCTCCCGGTGGTCTGGGTGCTGATCGCCGCCAGCAAGAGCTCGTCCGAGCTGTTCTCCACGTTCACCCTGGCGCCGAGCTCGCACCTGGTCGACAACCTCGCCGACCTGAGCGGGTACCGGGACGGCCTGTACTGGCGGTGGATGGCGAACACCGCGCTGTACGCCGGGCTCGGCGCGGCCGTCTCCACGTTCATCTCCGCGATGAGCGGGTACGCCCTGGCCAAGTTCGACTTCCCGGGCAAGGGCTTCGTCTTCAACGTGATCCTGGCCGGCGTCCTGGTGCCCGGCGTCATCCTGGCCATCCCGCAGTACCTGCTGCTGGCCCGGGTCGGGCTGACCAACACGTACTGGGCGGTGCTGCTGCCCAGCTTCATCAGCCCGTACGGCATCTACCTCGCGCGGATCTTCGCGGCGGCCGCGGTGCCGGGCGAGATCCTGGAGGCGTCCCGGATCGACGGGGCGAGCGACTGGCGCACGTTCCTGCGGGTGGTGATGCCGATGATGCGTACCGGACTGGTCACCGTGTTCCTGTTCCAGTTCGTGGCGATCTGGAACAACTACATGCTGCCGTTCATCATGCTCGGCAACGACAAGCTGTACCCGCTCACGGTGGGTCTGAGCAGCCTGCTCAACCAGGGCGCCAGCCAGCCCGCGATGTACACCACGGTGGTGACCGGCGCGCTCGTCTCGCTGGTCCCGCTGATCGCGCTCTTCTTCACGCTCCAGCGGTACTGGCAGGTCGATCTGGCCGCCGGTGGCGTCAAAGCCTGA